The following coding sequences are from one Ananas comosus cultivar F153 unplaced genomic scaffold, ASM154086v1, whole genome shotgun sequence window:
- the LOC109704686 gene encoding uncharacterized protein LOC109704686 translates to MEASDRDHEAWLNSVKSQIEAENNTRWHADAFFDKLFGREDAAKICQPDKETDGVRAVTIGPYHRYPQDQVIFDDEYKWAVTRYIARRWAHFDSSIYLQAMAEMELDARRYYAYDFHEEIGSYDFLVMLLLDSAFILFVLDAVGNKELLYSGNDPFGYGTLLLKVQDSIMEIKIDLLRLDNQIPFFAVEQLYVISHCGKPDYHNDYLQEKFRNLVLSGFKDLYPKREKGRRINFEDTEFDHLLHLFHWSRVPEDKYLSGSAMMRRTEDRVLYIPSATELQKCAMTFRRKASGSFLDVMFQDSLTKICGEMSIPTVYLDDYSKELFRNLIAFEMNSNENGRCVMAYCKCLSHILQREDDVKLLRDEGIVASTSYKDADVIEFFDHFNKQVEHQSMPVDLYDLYAEVRKHHKRRISNYYGRMKLQYFPNWWVCLSIVAGIVLFLFTLLQTIYSLLGYYKPFSTTK, encoded by the coding sequence ATGGAAGCATCAGATCGGGATCATGAGGCGTGGCTAAATTCGGTGAAAAGCCAAATAGAGGCGGAAAACAACACAAGGTGGCATGCGGACGCATTTTTTGACAAGCTTTTCGGAAGAGAAGACGCTGCTAAAATCTGCCAGCCCGACAAAGAGACGGACGGGGTCCGGGCGGTCACGATCGGGCCATACCACCGCTACCCCCAGGATCAGGTGATATTCGACGACGAGTACAAGTGGGCAGTCACTAGGTATATCGCCAGGCGGTGGGCCCATTTCGACTCCAGCATTTATCTCCAGGCGATGGCGGAGATGGAACTGGATGCTCGCCGTTACTACGCGTACGACTTCCACGAGGAAATTGGCAGCTATGATTTTCTGGTGATGCTGCTGCTCGACAGCGCCTTCATACTGTTCGTGCTGGACGCGGTGGGCAACAAAGAGCTACTCTACTCCGGCAATGATCCCTTTGGCTACGGGACTTTGTTATTGAAGGTACAGGATAGTATTATGGAGATCAAAATCGACCTTCTGAGACTCGACAACCAGATCCCTTTCTTTGCTGTCGAGCAGCTGTACGTGATCAGTCATTGCGGCAAACCCGACTACCACAACGACTATCTGCAGGAAAAGTTCAGAAATCTTGTGCTGTCGGGCTTCAAAGATCTCTATCCCAAGAGGGAAAAGGGAAGGAGAATAAACTTCGAGGACACTGAGTTCGATCATCTGCTGCACCTCTTCCACTGGTCGCGGGTACCAGAGGACAAATACCTAAGTGGCTCCGCAATGATGCGACGAACGGAGGATAGGGTGCTGTACATTCCCAGCGCTACGGAGCTGCAAAAATGTGCCATGACTTTCCGGAGGAAAGCATCTGGTAGCTTCCTGGACGTCATGTTCCAGGACAGTTTGACCAAGATATGCGGCGAGATGAGTATCCCCACCGTGTACCTTGACGATTATAGCAAAGAACTCTTCCGCAATCTCATCGCATTCGAGATGAACTCCAACGAAAATGGGCGCTGCGTGATGGCCTACTGCAAGTGCCTGTCCCACATTCTGCAGCGTGAGGATGATGTAAAGCTGCTCAGGGACGAAGGGATAGTGGCGAGCACGAGCTACAAGGATGCCGATGTCATCGAATTCTTTGATCACTTCAACAAGCAGGTCGAGCATCAGAGTATGCCCGTAGATCTGTACGATCTGTATGCCGAGGTTAGGAAGCATCACAAGAGACGGATCAGCAACTATTACGGTAGGATGAAGCTCCAGTACTTCCCCAACTGGTGGGTCTGTCTTTCGATCGTCGCGGGTATCGTACTCTTTCTTTTCACACTCCTGCAGACCATATATTCCCTGCTTGGCTATTATAAACCTTTCAGCACTactaaataa